From the Desulfohalovibrio reitneri genome, one window contains:
- a CDS encoding DVU_1555 family C-GCAxxG-C-C protein, translating to MSDDTLLSILPLAQQGYCCSQIILLLGLQSQGAENPPLIRAAAGLCHGVGGTGHTCGALTGGACLLGMHAGKGRDHEEADERLPLMLETLGQWFNDYAAERFTGVSCADILGEETTRPNPDICGRLVADTLDQCLDILLDNGFDPSEANHD from the coding sequence ATGTCTGACGACACCCTGCTCAGCATCCTGCCCCTGGCCCAGCAAGGCTACTGCTGCAGCCAGATCATCCTGCTGCTGGGCCTGCAAAGCCAGGGCGCGGAGAACCCGCCCCTCATCCGGGCCGCCGCCGGCCTGTGCCACGGCGTGGGCGGCACCGGCCACACCTGCGGCGCGCTGACCGGCGGGGCCTGCCTGCTGGGTATGCACGCGGGAAAGGGGCGCGACCACGAGGAAGCGGACGAGCGGCTGCCCCTGATGCTGGAAACCCTGGGCCAGTGGTTCAACGACTACGCCGCAGAACGCTTCACCGGGGTGAGCTGCGCGGACATCCTGGGCGAGGAGACCACCCGGCCCAACCCGGACATCTGTGGCCGCCTGGTGGCCGACACCCTGGACCAGTGCCTGGACATCCTCCTGGACAACGGCTTCGACCCCTCCGAGGCGAACCATGACTGA
- the trsM gene encoding DVU_1556 family methyltransferase, whose amino-acid sequence MSTRPAHDASASTPFAGGAAYASPIMRRALGDALRPGGLDSTRSALRRAPLLPGSLVLDAGCGPGQTAALLRDEAGCRVIGLDREPDFTGPDSDACPPLVRGDASSLPLAARSLDAVFCECVLSLLASPELGLAEFHRVLKPGGRLYLGDVFARAPAAGPASAPRATCLAAPAGLADWRERLRHAGFAIVSEEDQTWHMRQTAGRLIFEHGSLDLFWQAILGPSAGGDCAARIKDLRPGYVSFVAIKETAHV is encoded by the coding sequence ATGAGCACCCGCCCCGCCCATGACGCGTCCGCCTCGACGCCTTTCGCGGGGGGCGCGGCCTACGCCTCCCCGATCATGCGCCGCGCGCTGGGCGACGCCCTGCGGCCCGGCGGGCTGGACTCCACGCGCAGCGCTTTGCGGCGGGCCCCCCTGCTCCCCGGCTCCCTGGTGCTGGACGCCGGGTGCGGGCCGGGCCAGACCGCCGCCCTGCTGCGCGACGAGGCGGGCTGCCGGGTCATCGGGCTGGACCGCGAACCGGACTTCACCGGCCCGGACAGCGACGCGTGCCCGCCGCTTGTGCGCGGCGACGCCTCCAGCCTGCCCCTGGCCGCGCGCAGCCTGGACGCGGTATTCTGCGAGTGCGTCCTCTCCCTGCTGGCCAGCCCGGAGCTCGGGCTGGCCGAGTTTCACCGGGTCCTCAAGCCGGGTGGGCGGCTGTACCTCGGTGACGTCTTCGCCCGCGCCCCGGCGGCCGGGCCAGCCAGCGCCCCGCGAGCCACCTGCCTGGCCGCTCCGGCCGGGCTGGCGGACTGGCGCGAGCGGCTGCGCCACGCCGGCTTCGCCATCGTCTCGGAAGAGGACCAGACCTGGCACATGCGCCAGACCGCGGGCCGCCTGATCTTCGAGCACGGCTCACTGGACCTGTTCTGGCAGGCCATCCTCGGCCCCTCGGCCGGGGGGGACTGCGCCGCCCGCATAAAGGACCTGCGACCCGGCTACGTTTCCTTTGTGGCCATCAAGGAGACCGCCCATGTCTGA
- a CDS encoding DVU_1557 family redox protein: MKVNQDFRPESGEWRCATCGTPLEPGQVELRYLGNSFTVGVLVCGRCGHALITEDMACGKMLEVEQLLEDK, encoded by the coding sequence ATGAAGGTCAACCAGGATTTCCGGCCCGAATCCGGCGAATGGCGGTGCGCCACCTGCGGCACCCCGCTCGAGCCGGGACAGGTGGAGCTGCGCTACCTGGGCAACAGCTTCACCGTGGGGGTGCTGGTCTGCGGCCGCTGCGGCCACGCCCTCATCACCGAGGACATGGCCTGCGGCAAGATGCTCGAGGTGGAGCAGCTTCTGGAAGACAAATGA